The stretch of DNA CCGCGCTGGGTCACCCAGCTGGCGATCTCGTTCGACCACCGCTCGGTGGACGGCCAGCAGGGCTCGCAATTCCTCGCCGACGTCGCGGCGGTGCTGCGCGACCCCGGCCTGGCACTGCTCTAGGCCAATGCGGCCTCGATAGCCGCGACCACCTCGGCGGACTCCGGCGTGGTGGCCGGGGCGAACCGGGCCACCACCTGTCCGGACGGGTCGATCAGGAACTTCTCGAAGTTCCACCGGATGTCCCCGGTGTAGCCCTCGGCGTCGGGCACGTCGACGAGTTCGGCGTACAGCGGGTGCCGTTGCGGGCCGTTGACCTGGACCTTCTCGGTCAGCGGAAAGGTGACTCCGTACGTGGTGGAGCAGAACTGCGCGATCTGCTCGCTGCTGCCCGGCTCCTGGCCGTTGAACTGGTTGCACGGCACTCCCAGGACGGTGAAGCCTCGGTCTGCGAACTGACGCTGCAACCACTCCAAGCCC from Jatrophihabitans sp. encodes:
- a CDS encoding glutathione peroxidase; translated protein: MSISDVQIAPLIAPQATGADSAATLAPQPGVTTLVVNVASQCGLTPQYEGLEWLQRQFADRGFTVLGVPCNQFNGQEPGSSEQIAQFCSTTYGVTFPLTEKVQVNGPQRHPLYAELVDVPDAEGYTGDIRWNFEKFLIDPSGQVVARFAPATTPESAEVVAAIEAALA